In Microbacterium sp. ABRD28, the genomic stretch TGGGCGAGGAGGCGCCGGTAGCGTACCCGCAGTCTCACCCAGGACTCTTCTGTGCCCTCTGCGGCGAAGCCGTCCTCGGCGCCGATGGCCTCGAGCATCTCCTCGCGCAGGGATGCCGGGCTCGGGAGGGCGAGCCCGGCGTCGACGAGGTGGATCAGTTCGTCGGGGCGTCGCAGGAAGAACTCTGCGAACCCCGTCGAGGCCCCGAGGAGCGCCCACAGGGCGCGCCATCCCTGTGGGTCGGCATGGATCCGGCGCACCGGCTGCGGATCGCGCCGGGCGATGCGTGTGAGTGCCAGGAGCGCGCCGTCCGGATCCGCGGCGGACGCGGCAGCACGGAGCAGATCGGAGCGGGGTACCGTGATGGCCGCGGCCAGCTCTTCCAACAGCTCGGCGCTCTCCGAGAGCGCGCTGAACCCGAGCCGAGCGAGCTCGGTGAGAGACGACGTGCGCTCGCCCGTGCTCATGGGCCGGTCAGAGCATCTCGAGGTTGCTCTTCAGCTCGAAGGGGGTCACCTGCGAGCGGTACTCCTGCCACTCGCGCCGCTTGTTGAGGAGGACATACGTGAAGACCTGCTCCCCGAGCGTCTCGGCGACAAGCTCCGACTCCTCCATGTACTCCAGCGCGTGGTCCAGGCTCGCCGGGAGCGGGGCGTATCCGAGCGCGCGGCGCTCGGCGTCGGTGAGCGACCAGACGTTGTCCTCGGCTTCGGGAGGCAGCTCGTAGCCCTCCTCGATGCCCTTGAGGCCCGCGGCCAGCATGAGCGCGTACGCGAGATAGGGGTTGGCCGCCGAATCGAGCGCACGGTACTCGACGCGTGAGGACTGACCCTTGTTCGGCTTGTACAGCGGCACCCGCACGAGGGCCGAGCGATTGTTGTGGCCCCAGGTGATGAAACTCGGTGCCTCGTCGCCACCCCACAGTCGCTTGTAGGAGTTGACGAACTGGTTCGTCACCGCGGAGATCTCGTTGGCGTGACGGAGGAGTCCGGCGATGAACTGCCTCCCGATCTTGGAGAGCTGGTACTGCGCTCCTTCTTCGTAGAAAGCATTGACGTCGCCCTCGAATAACGACATGTGCGTGTGCATCCCGCTTCCGGGCTTACCGCCGAGGGGCTTGGGCATGAACGTCGCGTACACGCCCTGCTCGATCGCCACTTCCTTGATCACCGTGCGGAACGTCATGATGTTGTCGGCGGTGGCGAGGGCATCGGCGTATCGGAGGTCGATCTCGTTCTGGCCGGGACCGCCCTCGTGGTGGCTGAACTCGACCGAGATCCCCAGGTCTTCCAGCATCCGCACCGAGCGGCGACGGAAGTCATGCGCCGTCCCGCCGGGCACGTTGTCGAAGTAACCGGCCGAGTCGACCGGTTCGGGACCCTCGGTGCCGAACGACGAGGACTTCAGCAGGTAGAACTCGATCTCGGGGTGGGTGTAGAAGGTGAACCCCGCATCAGCGGCTTTCGCCAGCGCACGCTTGAGCACGTGACGCGGATCGGCGACGGCGGGCTGGCCGTCGGGCGTGGTGATGTCGCAGAACATGCGCGCGGTGGGGTCGATCTCACCGCGCCAGGGCAGGATCTGGAAGGTGCTGGGGTCGGGATGGGCCAGCAGGTCGGACTCGTACGACCGCGTGAGACCCTCGATCGCCGACCCGTCGAAGCCCAGCCCCTCTGAGAACGCCCCCTCGACTTCGGCCGGGGCGATCGCCACCGACTTCAGCGTCCCGATGACGTCGGTGAACCACAGGCGGACGAACTTCACGCCGCGTTCCTCGATCGTGCGCAGTACGAAGTCCCGCTGCTTGTCCATGGGTTCCTTTCCGCCGGGGTGTTGCGGACGCGGGGCCTGAGCCGACCGCGCCGAGGTCAGACTAGTTCGCGCCGTCCGTGCCGGCCGGACGGCTCTCCCAGCCGTCCTCGCGTGCTTCGTCCTCGGCCCAGGCGCGGGAGCGCTCGCGCAGCACCTCGGGAGCCTTCGCGGCCTCCTCAGCCGTGTCGAACGGCCCAGCACGGTCGATGGCGGGCGATTCGAAGCCCTTTTCGACCTCGCCGGTGGTCAGGTTGTACCAGTACTTCTCGCTGTCGTTCGCCACATCGACTCCTCGGCTCGCCCACGGATCATCCGCTGGGTCGATCCTATCGATCGACGGTGGCGTCGATAGGCTTGCGCCATGGCTTCTGACGCGACGCGTGCCGTCGGCATCGACATCGGCGGCACCGGCATCAAGGGTGCGGTGGTCGATCTGAAGGACGGGACCCTCCTCACCGATCGGGTGAAGGTGTCCACTCCGAAGGGCGCGGAGCCGCCCGACGTCCTCGAGGCCGTCAAAGAGGTCCTGTCGCGCCTCGAGATCAGCGAGGACGCCATCCCGCTCGGCGTCGCCTTCCCCGCCATCGTGAAGAACGGCACGACGCTCTCGGCCGCGAACGTGTCCGACAAGTGGATCGGGTTCGAGGCGGAGAAGTTCTTCGAGGAGGGACTCGGGCGCGACATCTACTTCGCCAACGATGCCGACGTCGCAGGGGTCGCCGAGATGCGCTACGGCGCCGCACGCGACCAGAACGGGCTGGTGATCCTCACCACTCTCGGCACGGGCATCGGCTCTGCGGTGATGTACCGCGGTGTTCTCATCCCCAACACCGAACTGGGTCATCTCCAGCGTGCCAAGCACGGAAAGGACGCCGAGGCGTTCGCCGCGTACTCCGCCATGGAGCGCGAAGAACTCTCGTGGGAGCAGTGGGCCGAGCGACTCCAGTGGTACTACGACTACGTGCAGTTCCTCTTCAGCCCCGATCTCTTCATCGTCGGGGGCGGCGTGAGCAAGCATGCCGACAAGTTCCTCCACCTGCTGTCGCTCAAGACGCCGATCGTGCCGGCGACCCACCGCAACAATGCGGGGATCATCGGCGCGGCCGCCCTGTCGCTCGGTGCGGCACCGCAGCTGGCCGACGTCACCGTGGCCGATTGAGAGGATGCCGACGGGGATGATGCCGACGGAGAGGACCCTGAGCGCCCGTCAACGGTAGCCCCATCCCGGGGCCGCCCATGACGAAGGGACGCCCCTGTGCGTGCTGTGCTCTGCAACACCCTCTTCCGCTTGTTCGGTCACCGTTTGTGCTGCGGTCGGATCCCTGACTGGACCGCCCGCATCGGTCAGCGCTGGGACACCTACGACGTCGCGCCGCTGAATCTGTACAACGTCATGTGGTCCATTCAGCACTGGATCCGCTGCGGCATGACCGACTGATCCGTGTGACTGGGGGCCGGGCCTGCGGAACCGACCGCGGCCGGGCCCCCGCCGTCGCTGTCATGCGAACATCTGGCGAAGGACGTCCAGGTCTCCGGTGTCGACCTGGCCGGCCATCTCCTCGCCCGTCGTATCGACCTGGTTCGATGCCGGTCCGGCGCGATAGGATGTCGGCTCCTCCGCGCCCGCGACGATCGCCCACGACGACATCTCGGCATGGACCGCGGTGACGGCGGGGGCCGCAAGGGCCACGAGACCGCCGACGACGAGCACGGCGACGCCGGTCGTGATCTTCGCACCGAGGTTCATGGCCCTGAAGATGGCGGGAAAGGGGGTTCCGAACCACGGTGGCTGCGGGGATCCGGCGGAGGCGAATGGGCCGGCCTGTACGCCGGGTTCTGTCCGGGGGCGTGAGCCCCGTGGACGGTCATCTCTCTCGGCGACACGTTGCCGTGCCGCTCCAGCGGCCTACCCGAGGACTCGGCGAGCCGCGTCAGCATCCTCTGTCTGGCCTTGCTCCGGGCGAGGTTTACCGTGCGGGTCGTGTCACCACGACCCCGGTGGTCTCTTACACCGCCGTTTCACCCTTACCGGGGTCTCCCCCGGCGGTCTGTTCTCTGTGGCACTGTCTCGCGGATCACTCCGGGTGGGTGTTACCCACCGCCCTGCCCTGTGGAGCCCGGACGTTCCTCGGCGCGGGCGAGCCCGCGACGCGACCGTCCAGCCGACCCATTCGCTTTTCGAGTGTAGCGCGGGGCCGGCGGCCGCCCGGGGTTCACGTCTTCGCCGCAGACTGGGTGATCCGCAGATCGAGGGGGAAATCGAGAGGGAAGTCCCCGAAGAGCAGACGGGTGGCCGAGACGGATGCTGCGCGCACGGCGTCGGCCACCTCCTCGGCCTGTGAGAGCGGGGCGTGGACGATGATCTCGTCGTGTAGGAAGAACGCAAGGTGCGGATGTCGGTCGAACACCGGACCCGACGCGACCGCCGGCGGGTCGATGATGTCGCCGCCGAGGGTGTGGAGCCGCCCCCGCAGGTCGGCGATCCAGGCCAGGGCCCACTCGGCGGCAGTCCCCTGCACGACGAAGTTGCGGGTGAACCGTCCGCGGTCGCGGGCGCTGCGTCTGGCCCGTTCCTGCTCGGCGATCGTCGCGTCGGATTCACTGGCGCGATCCTGCGCCGTGCGCCATCCCGGGCTCGGTGGCGGGGAGGTTCTTCCCCACCACGTCCGGACGACCCCGCCGTCCTCCCCCAGCCGGGCCGCTTCGTCAACCAGGGCCATCGCACGGGGGAACGACCGCCGAAGTCTCGGCACGAGGCGCCCGCTCTCCCCCGTCGTCGCGCCGTACATCGCGCCGAGCAGCGCCATCTTGGCGTCCGACCTCGTCGCCACGGCGCCCGTCGCCACCACACCCTCGTAGAGGTCTCGTCCCCGGGCCGCGACCGCCAGGGAGAGGTCACCGGCCATGGCAGCGAGCACCCGCGGCTCGAGCTGGGCGACATCGGCGACGACGAGGCACCAGCCGGGGTCTGCGCGCACGGCATCGCGCAGCACCCGGGGGATCTGCAGGGCACCGCCTCCCGAGGACGCCCACCTGCCCGTGACGACGCCACCGGGAACGTACATCGGCCGGAATCGCCCGTCGTGCACCCATTCGTCCAGCCAGGACCAGCCATTCGCGGTGAGCAGTCGCGACATCCGCTTGTAGTGCACCAGCGGGCCGATCGCGGGGTGAGTGTGACGCTCGAGCTCCCAGCGGCTCGTCGTTTCGACGTGTATTCCCACCCGATGCAGCGCGCGGAGGAGCTTGGGCGGCGAGTCGAGCGATACGGCGGGGTCGCCCAGAGCCGCGCGGACCTCCTCAGCGAGCAGGCGCATCCGCTCCGGCAGCTCATCGCCGCGGGGGCGCGGACCGAGAATGTCCGAGAGGACGCGATCGTGCGTCGCGGTGTCCCAGGGAAGACCTGCCGCTGTCATCTCCGCGGCAGCGAGGGCCCCGGCCGATTCGGCGGCGAGCAGAAGCCGGAGGGAGGCCGGCGACGCGCTCGCGGCGATCGACTCCCGCTGCCGCATGAACTCGCGCAGGACGGCATCGATCGCCTGCGGCAGCCGCGTCGCACCGGCGCCGGGCTCCAGGGAGAAGAGCGTGTCGCCGTCTTCGCTCTCGGCTGCCGTCCGCGGGGCGTCCCATCCCGGATCGGCGCGGGCGGCGAGCTCGGGGGGCGCGTCGGAGGGCGATCGGAGGATCGCGTGGGCGAGGCGCAGATCATGACAGCGAGCCACGCGGACGCCGGCGGCGAGCAGGCGTCGATAGATGCCGTCGGTGTCCGACCAGATCCACCGTGGTGCGTGGGAGGCCTCCACCCGTCGCACCCACGTCGCCACGTCGCCCGTCGCAAGCACGCGACGCTCACCCTCGGAGCCGGCCGCAGTCAGGATGACCGCCTCCCACCCGTCGGCGCTCGTGCCCAGGGCGACCCACGCGACGTCGGCCGATGGCGCGCTCATCCGTGGGGCTCCACCCGTCGGGTGGCTCCGGGTCTCAGACGCCCGACTCTTCGGTGCGGACGAGGATGCCACCGCATTCCGGACAGGTCACCACCGCGTCATCCGGGGTCTGTCTGATCCGCTGCACGTCCGTACCCGACAGCACCATGTGGCAGCCCTCGCAGGTCTGCCGGCGCAGCAGACCGGCACCGACGCCGCGGGCGGCGAGGCGTTCGTAGAGCGCCAGCAGGTCGGCGGCGATCGATCCTGCGACGGCCTCACGGTCGCGCCGGGCGGCGGTCAGGGAGGCTTCGGCCTCGGCAACCGCGCGCTTGGCCTCGGCGCTCAGCTGCGCCCCTTCCTCGTTCGTCGCGCGGATGAGCTCCTCCTGCTCGACGACGGCGGCCTCTGCGGCGTCGAGCTTCTCCATCACCTCGAGCTCGGCGTCCTCCAGGTCGCGCTTGCGGCGGGCGAGGGAGGCGAGTTCGCTTTCGAACCCCTGTGCCTCGCGGGAGTTCGAACTCGCCGCCAGGCGCTCTTCGTCGCGTGCGCGGCGTGCATCCACGACGGCGACGTCGGACTCGATCCGTGCCAGCTCCGCGCGCAGATCGTCGCGCGCACCGGCGCGGCGGGTGAGCTCCTGCGTCAGTTCGGTGCGGCGGGCGAGCAGCTCCTTGACCCGCGAGGCCTGCGGCGGGTTCCGCCGCGCGTGATCTGCCTGGCGGATGCGGGTATCAAGGTCGGAGACCTCGAGGAGACGGCGCTGATCGGCAGGAGTGGCGTTCACGTGTCCAACCTACCCGCCGCATCAGCCGCACCGTCGGCCGGGCCCTGCCCCATCCGGGTCGCCAGCGCAAGGCCTCGGCCGGAGGTGCCGGGGTCCGTAGCCTGGGCGCCACCAGACCTGAGGAGCACCGATGACGAACTTCGGCTACACCCTGATGACCGAGCAGAGCGGCCCGAAAGAGCTCGTGCGCTACGCCCGCCTGGCCGAGGAAATCGGCTTCGACTTCGAAGTCTCCAGCGATCACTACTCCCCCTGGCTGACCACGCAGGGACACGCGCCCTACGCGTGGACCGTGCTGGGGGCGGTGGCCGCCGTGACGGAGCGGGTGGAGCTGATGACATACGTCACGTGCCCGACCGTGCGCTATCACCCGGCCGTCGTCGCGCAGAAGGCGGCCACGCTGCAGCTACTCGCCGACGGCCGCTTCACGCTGGGACTCGGGTCGGGCGAGAGCCTCAACGAGCACGTCGTCGGCGAGGGATGGCCCGGCGTGGACGTGCGCCAGGACATGCTGGTCGAGGCGATCGAGATCATCCGGGCCCTGCACAGCGGCGATCTCGTCACCTACGACGGACAGTACTTCCGGGTCGACTCCGCTCGCGTGTGGGATGCTCCCGACGGCGGTGTGCCGCTCGCCACGGCGGTGTCGGGGCCGAAGTCCATCGCGCGGTTCGCGCCCCTCGTGGATCACATGATCGCCGTCGAACCCGAGGCGGAACTCGTGTCCGGGTGGGATGAGGCCCACGAGAGCGGGTCGCGGAAGATCGGCCAGATCCCGATCTCCTGGGATCCTGACGAGGATGCCGCGATCGCCCGCGCCCACGAGCAGTTCCGGTGGTTCGGGTTGGGCTGGCCGGTCAACTCCGAACTGCCCACCCCGGCGAGCTTCGCCGCGGCCACCCAATTCGTCCGACCCGAGGACGTCGCCGAGGGCATCGCCTGCGGCCCCGACCTCGACAGGATCGCCGAGAGCGTGCGGCCCTACATCGACGCGGGATTCACCGATGTCGCCCTCGTGCAGATCGGCGGCGACCACCAGGAGCGCTTCCTCGCCGAGGCGGCCGGTCCTCTTCTCGAGCGGCTCCGTGCGCTGTGATCGACTCCGCCGCCCTTCTAGACTGAGCGGGAGGGGCCTTTAGCTCAGCTGGTAGAGCGCCACGTTTACACCGTGGATGTCGTCGGTTCGAACCCGGCAGGGCCCACCGAGGACTCGATAGGCTTGTCGATGGTGTGTTGTGCGGAGCGAACAAAGCGAGCCGCACGTCCGTGGTGAATACCTGGCATGATCTGCCAGCTGAAGAAAGGTCTCGTGTGACTGTTCACGACCAGGATCCGTACTCTCAGGGCCCGCAGGACAGCGATCCGGAAGAGACGTCGGAGTGGCAGGAGTCGCTTCAGCAGCTGGTGCAGGCCAAGGGCCCGCAGCGCGGGCGCGAGATCATGCTCAGCCTGCTGAAGGCGTCGAAGGAACTCCACCTTGGGGTTCCGATGGTTCCCACCACCGACTACATCAACACCATCGCGGCCGAGAACGAGCCCGACTTCCCCGGCGACGAGGAGATCGAGCGACGCTACCGCGCGTGGATCCGCTGGAACGCCGCCATCACGGTGCACCGCGCTCAGCGACCCGGAATCGCCGTCGGCGGCCACATCTCGACCTACGCCTCGTCGGCAGCGCTCTACGAGGTCGGCTTCAACCACTTCTTCCGGGGGCAGGACCACCCCTCCGGCGGCGACCAGATCTTCATCCAGGGCCACGCCTCACCGGGCACCTATGCGCGCGCCTTCCTCGAAGGTCGCCTCACCGAAGCACAGCTCGACGGATTCCGCCAGGAGAAGTCGGCGGCACCCAACGGCATCCCGTCCTACCCGCACCCCCGCCTCATGCCGGAGTTCTGGCAGTTCCCGACGGTGTCGATGGGTCTCGGTCCGATCAACGCCATCTATCAGGCGATGACGAACAAGTACCTGACCAACCGCGGCATCAAGGACGTCTCCGACAGCCACGTGTGGGCGTTCCTCGGCGACGGCGAGATGGACGAAGTGGAGAGCCGTGGGCAGCTTCAGGTCGCCGCGAACGAGGGACTGGACAACCTCACATTCATCGTCAACTGCAACCTGCAGCGCCTCGACGGGCCGGTGCGCGGCAACGGGAAGATCATCCAGGAGCTGGAGAGCTTCTTCCGCGGCGCCGGCTGGAACGTCATCAAGGTGATCTGGGGCCGGGAGTGGGACGACCTGCTCGCCCGCGACAGCGAGGGCGCCCTGCTGAACCTGATGAACGTCACCCCCGACGGTGATTATCAGACCTATAAGGCCGAGAACGGCGCTTACGTCCGCGAGCACTTCTTCGGCCGCGACGAGCGCGCGGCCGCCCTGGTCAAGGACTACAGCGACGAGCAGATCTGGAACCTCAAGCGGGGCGGGCACGACTACCGCAAGGTCTACGCCGCGTTCAAGGCCGCCGCCGAGCACAAGGGTCAGCCCACCGTCATCCTCGCGAAGACCATCAAGGGGTACGGCCTCGGACCCCACTTCGAGGGTCGCAACGCCACGCACCAGATGAAGAAGATGACGCTGGACGACCTCAAGCTCTTCCGTGACGCGATGCACATCCCGGTGAGCGACGCGCAGCTCGAGGAGAACCCCTACCTGCCGCCGTACTACAACCCCGGCCCGCAGGACGAGACCATCCAGTACCTGCAGGAGCGGCGCCGAGCGCTCGCGGGTTATCTGCCGGAGCGGCGCACGCATCACGTCGGGTTGGAACTGCCCGGCGATCAGGCGTACGCCCTGCCCAAGAAGGGATCGGGCACGCAGGAAGTCGCGACGACGATGGCCTTCGTGCGTCTGCTGAAAGACCTGTTGCGGGTCAAGGACTTCGGTCACCGCATCGTCCCGATCATCCCCGACGAGGCCCGCACGTTCGGTATGGACGCGTACTTCCCGACGGCGAAGATCTACAACCCGCACGGCCAGCACTACACCTCGGTCGATCGCGAACTGCTTCTGGCCTACAAGGAGAGCCCTCAGGGGCAGATCATCCACGTCGGCATCAACGAGGCGGGCGCGCTCGCCGCCTTCACCGGCACCGGCACGTCTTACTCCACGCACGGCGAGCCGCTGATCCCCGTCTACGTCTTCTACTCGATGTTCGGATTCCAGCGCACCGGTGACGCCCTGTGGGCGGCCGGCGACCAGATGACGCGGGGTTTCCTGATCGGCGCGACCGCGGGTCGGACGACGCTGACAGGCGAGGGCCTCCAGCACGCCGACGGGCACTCGCCGCTCTTGGCGTCCACCAACCCGGCGGTGGTCAGCTACGACCCGGCCTACGGCTACGAGATCGCTCACATCGTGCGGGCGGGAATCGAGCGGATGTACGGCGGGAACCACCCCGACCCCAACGTCATGTACTACCTCACCGTGTACAACGAGCCGATGATCCAGCCGGCTGAGCCCGAAGGGGTCGACGTCGAGGGCATCGTCCGCGGCATCCACCGCATCGCACCCGCCACCGGCGAGGGCGCACGCGCGCAGATCCTCGCCTCGGGCGTCGGCGTGCCGTGGGCCCTCGAGGCCCAGCAGCTGCTGCGCGACGACTGGGGCGTCGAAGCCGACGTGTGGTCGGTGACCTCGTGGGGCGAGTTGCGCCGCGACGGTCTCGCCGCCGACGAGCACAACTTCCTGCACCCCGACGGCGAGCAGCGCACCGCCTATGTCACCGACAAGCTGGCGGGGACGCCCGGCCCGGTCATCGCGGTCAGCGATTTCGAGCATGCCGTGCAGGATCAGATCCGTCCGTGGGTGCAGCACAACTTCCACACCCTCGGCGCCGACGGGTTCGGCTTCTCCGACACGCGCCCGGCCGCACGCCGGTGGTTCAAGATCGACGGGCCGTCGATCGTCGTGAAGACCCTGCAGGCGCTGGCCGCCGAGGGGACGGTGGATCGTTCGCTTTCGGCGCAGGCGATCGAGAAGTACCGTCTGCACGACGTCAGCGCGGGAACGAGCGGGAACGCGGGCGGCGAGAGCTGATCCGGGACGCCTCCGACGATGGACAAGGCCGAAACACTCGCCTGGCTCCGACGCATCTCAGGCGACCTCGCGACGGCCACGATCCAGCGTCTCGAGGATTCGCTGCCCTGGTATGCCGAGATGCCGCCGGCACGTCGGTCGGCGGTGGGTCTGGTCGCGCAGGCGGGTATCAGTTCCTTCATCCAGTGGTACGACGACCCCGGGTCGACCCCCTGGATCGCCGCGGACATCTTCGCCGCCGCGCCTCGTGAGCTCTTGCGGAGCGTGTCGCTGACGCAGACGTTGCAGCTCATCCGTGTCACCGTCGAGGTGACCGAGGAGCGGGTGGCGGGCAAAGACGAGAACCTCCGCGAAGCGATCCTGCTCTACTCGCGCGAGGTCGCCTTCGCCGCCGCCGACGTGTATGCCCGCGCAGCGGAGGCGCGCGGGCTGTGGGACGCGCGCCTGGAGGCGCTGGTGGTGGACTCGATCCTCACCGGCGAGGCCGACGAGGAGCTGCCGAGCCGTATCGCGGCCCTCGGCTGGCACGGGCACGGCGAGGTGGCCGTGCTCGTGGGCACCACTCCCCCGCAGTTCGATGTCGACCAGTTGCGGCGGACGGCGCGCAAGCTCGGCGTCGATGTGCTGATCGGCGTCCAGGGCTCGCGCCTGGTCCTGGTCGTCGGTCGTGCCGACGCACCGCGCGGGGAGGAGACCCCGACCGACCTGCCGTTCGACGAGATCGCCCGTCGCCTCGAACCCGGCTTCGGGACGGGCTACCTCGTGCTCGGACCCGCCGTGCCTGCTCTCGTCGACGCCAGCCAGAGTGCGCGTGCCGCCCTCGCCGGCTTCGCGGTCGCCCGGGCCTGGCGTCACGCGCCTCGCCCCGTCGAGGCCGATGACCTGCTTCCCGAGCGAGCTCTCGCCGGCGATCCGCTGGCCAAGCAGACGCTGGTGGAGCGGATCTACCGCCCGTTGCAGAGCCACAGCTCCGATCTCGTGACGACGCTGTGGAGCTACCTCGACAACGGCCGCTCGCTCGAGGCGACCGCTCGAGAGCTCTTCGTGCATCCGAACACCGTGCGCTACCGACTCAAACGGGTGTCGGAGGTCATCGGCTGGGACGCCACCGGTCCGCGCGAAGCTCTCATTCTGCAGACGGCGCTGATCCTCGGATCGATCGGGACGGATGCCACGCGCCGACGTTCCCCTGGACCGCGGCGCGTCGGGTGAGGATGCCTTCTGTGTGCGAAACGCACAAAGCCTCGGGCGATTTCTTTGTCACGACCTCCAGAAGGTGCCGCAGGATCATTGAAAGGATGGAACCGTGATCATCGCCGTCTTCCCCGGACAGGGTTCGCAGACGCCGGGATTCCTCGCCCCGTGGCTGGAGATCCCGGGAGCTCGAGAAACCCTCGAGGTCTACTCCGACGCAGCCGGCGTCGATCTCGTCGCGGCGGGGACGGAGTGGGACGCCGATCGCATCCGCGACACCAAGGTGGCCCAGCCGCTCATCGTCGCAGCCGGCCTCCTCGCTTGGGGCGAGCTGGGCAGGCCCC encodes the following:
- the glnA gene encoding type I glutamate--ammonia ligase, with the translated sequence MDKQRDFVLRTIEERGVKFVRLWFTDVIGTLKSVAIAPAEVEGAFSEGLGFDGSAIEGLTRSYESDLLAHPDPSTFQILPWRGEIDPTARMFCDITTPDGQPAVADPRHVLKRALAKAADAGFTFYTHPEIEFYLLKSSSFGTEGPEPVDSAGYFDNVPGGTAHDFRRRSVRMLEDLGISVEFSHHEGGPGQNEIDLRYADALATADNIMTFRTVIKEVAIEQGVYATFMPKPLGGKPGSGMHTHMSLFEGDVNAFYEEGAQYQLSKIGRQFIAGLLRHANEISAVTNQFVNSYKRLWGGDEAPSFITWGHNNRSALVRVPLYKPNKGQSSRVEYRALDSAANPYLAYALMLAAGLKGIEEGYELPPEAEDNVWSLTDAERRALGYAPLPASLDHALEYMEESELVAETLGEQVFTYVLLNKRREWQEYRSQVTPFELKSNLEML
- a CDS encoding SPOR domain-containing protein — its product is MANDSEKYWYNLTTGEVEKGFESPAIDRAGPFDTAEEAAKAPEVLRERSRAWAEDEAREDGWESRPAGTDGAN
- the ppgK gene encoding polyphosphate--glucose phosphotransferase encodes the protein MASDATRAVGIDIGGTGIKGAVVDLKDGTLLTDRVKVSTPKGAEPPDVLEAVKEVLSRLEISEDAIPLGVAFPAIVKNGTTLSAANVSDKWIGFEAEKFFEEGLGRDIYFANDADVAGVAEMRYGAARDQNGLVILTTLGTGIGSAVMYRGVLIPNTELGHLQRAKHGKDAEAFAAYSAMEREELSWEQWAERLQWYYDYVQFLFSPDLFIVGGGVSKHADKFLHLLSLKTPIVPATHRNNAGIIGAAALSLGAAPQLADVTVAD
- a CDS encoding bifunctional 3'-5' exonuclease/DNA polymerase, with translation MSAPSADVAWVALGTSADGWEAVILTAAGSEGERRVLATGDVATWVRRVEASHAPRWIWSDTDGIYRRLLAAGVRVARCHDLRLAHAILRSPSDAPPELAARADPGWDAPRTAAESEDGDTLFSLEPGAGATRLPQAIDAVLREFMRQRESIAASASPASLRLLLAAESAGALAAAEMTAAGLPWDTATHDRVLSDILGPRPRGDELPERMRLLAEEVRAALGDPAVSLDSPPKLLRALHRVGIHVETTSRWELERHTHPAIGPLVHYKRMSRLLTANGWSWLDEWVHDGRFRPMYVPGGVVTGRWASSGGGALQIPRVLRDAVRADPGWCLVVADVAQLEPRVLAAMAGDLSLAVAARGRDLYEGVVATGAVATRSDAKMALLGAMYGATTGESGRLVPRLRRSFPRAMALVDEAARLGEDGGVVRTWWGRTSPPPSPGWRTAQDRASESDATIAEQERARRSARDRGRFTRNFVVQGTAAEWALAWIADLRGRLHTLGGDIIDPPAVASGPVFDRHPHLAFFLHDEIIVHAPLSQAEEVADAVRAASVSATRLLFGDFPLDFPLDLRITQSAAKT
- a CDS encoding C4-type zinc ribbon domain-containing protein, yielding MNATPADQRRLLEVSDLDTRIRQADHARRNPPQASRVKELLARRTELTQELTRRAGARDDLRAELARIESDVAVVDARRARDEERLAASSNSREAQGFESELASLARRKRDLEDAELEVMEKLDAAEAAVVEQEELIRATNEEGAQLSAEAKRAVAEAEASLTAARRDREAVAGSIAADLLALYERLAARGVGAGLLRRQTCEGCHMVLSGTDVQRIRQTPDDAVVTCPECGGILVRTEESGV
- a CDS encoding LLM class F420-dependent oxidoreductase → MTNFGYTLMTEQSGPKELVRYARLAEEIGFDFEVSSDHYSPWLTTQGHAPYAWTVLGAVAAVTERVELMTYVTCPTVRYHPAVVAQKAATLQLLADGRFTLGLGSGESLNEHVVGEGWPGVDVRQDMLVEAIEIIRALHSGDLVTYDGQYFRVDSARVWDAPDGGVPLATAVSGPKSIARFAPLVDHMIAVEPEAELVSGWDEAHESGSRKIGQIPISWDPDEDAAIARAHEQFRWFGLGWPVNSELPTPASFAAATQFVRPEDVAEGIACGPDLDRIAESVRPYIDAGFTDVALVQIGGDHQERFLAEAAGPLLERLRAL
- the aceE gene encoding pyruvate dehydrogenase (acetyl-transferring), homodimeric type, coding for MTVHDQDPYSQGPQDSDPEETSEWQESLQQLVQAKGPQRGREIMLSLLKASKELHLGVPMVPTTDYINTIAAENEPDFPGDEEIERRYRAWIRWNAAITVHRAQRPGIAVGGHISTYASSAALYEVGFNHFFRGQDHPSGGDQIFIQGHASPGTYARAFLEGRLTEAQLDGFRQEKSAAPNGIPSYPHPRLMPEFWQFPTVSMGLGPINAIYQAMTNKYLTNRGIKDVSDSHVWAFLGDGEMDEVESRGQLQVAANEGLDNLTFIVNCNLQRLDGPVRGNGKIIQELESFFRGAGWNVIKVIWGREWDDLLARDSEGALLNLMNVTPDGDYQTYKAENGAYVREHFFGRDERAAALVKDYSDEQIWNLKRGGHDYRKVYAAFKAAAEHKGQPTVILAKTIKGYGLGPHFEGRNATHQMKKMTLDDLKLFRDAMHIPVSDAQLEENPYLPPYYNPGPQDETIQYLQERRRALAGYLPERRTHHVGLELPGDQAYALPKKGSGTQEVATTMAFVRLLKDLLRVKDFGHRIVPIIPDEARTFGMDAYFPTAKIYNPHGQHYTSVDRELLLAYKESPQGQIIHVGINEAGALAAFTGTGTSYSTHGEPLIPVYVFYSMFGFQRTGDALWAAGDQMTRGFLIGATAGRTTLTGEGLQHADGHSPLLASTNPAVVSYDPAYGYEIAHIVRAGIERMYGGNHPDPNVMYYLTVYNEPMIQPAEPEGVDVEGIVRGIHRIAPATGEGARAQILASGVGVPWALEAQQLLRDDWGVEADVWSVTSWGELRRDGLAADEHNFLHPDGEQRTAYVTDKLAGTPGPVIAVSDFEHAVQDQIRPWVQHNFHTLGADGFGFSDTRPAARRWFKIDGPSIVVKTLQALAAEGTVDRSLSAQAIEKYRLHDVSAGTSGNAGGES
- a CDS encoding PucR family transcriptional regulator, which encodes MDKAETLAWLRRISGDLATATIQRLEDSLPWYAEMPPARRSAVGLVAQAGISSFIQWYDDPGSTPWIAADIFAAAPRELLRSVSLTQTLQLIRVTVEVTEERVAGKDENLREAILLYSREVAFAAADVYARAAEARGLWDARLEALVVDSILTGEADEELPSRIAALGWHGHGEVAVLVGTTPPQFDVDQLRRTARKLGVDVLIGVQGSRLVLVVGRADAPRGEETPTDLPFDEIARRLEPGFGTGYLVLGPAVPALVDASQSARAALAGFAVARAWRHAPRPVEADDLLPERALAGDPLAKQTLVERIYRPLQSHSSDLVTTLWSYLDNGRSLEATARELFVHPNTVRYRLKRVSEVIGWDATGPREALILQTALILGSIGTDATRRRSPGPRRVG